One segment of Bacillus alkalisoli DNA contains the following:
- a CDS encoding GNAT family N-acetyltransferase, with protein sequence MYRKELYVFDNDLPKKSVIRSYTEKDFDNLIKIQQESFPPPFPSELWWNKEQLQNHISLFPHGALCIEVEGRLAGSITGLLVNFDPDHAEHTWEEITDNGYIRNHNPNGNTLYIVDICVSPSYRKLGLGKWLMNSMYEVVIQLQLDRLLGGGRMPGYRKVASTITAEQYIEKVVGGEIKDPVITFLLRCGRTPLKVVENYLEDEESHNYGTLMQWKNPFK encoded by the coding sequence TTGTATAGAAAAGAACTTTACGTTTTCGATAATGATTTACCCAAAAAATCTGTCATCCGCTCTTACACGGAAAAAGACTTTGACAATTTAATTAAAATTCAACAAGAAAGCTTTCCACCACCATTTCCGTCCGAACTTTGGTGGAATAAAGAACAGTTACAAAATCATATTTCCTTATTTCCACACGGTGCTCTATGTATAGAAGTAGAAGGGAGACTTGCAGGTTCCATTACTGGCCTACTTGTTAACTTTGATCCAGATCATGCCGAACATACGTGGGAAGAAATAACCGATAATGGGTACATACGCAATCACAATCCGAACGGAAACACTCTTTACATCGTAGACATTTGTGTAAGTCCTAGCTACCGTAAACTAGGCCTTGGCAAATGGCTTATGAACTCGATGTACGAAGTCGTTATTCAACTACAATTAGATCGCCTTCTAGGCGGTGGCAGGATGCCTGGGTACCGTAAAGTCGCAAGTACTATAACAGCGGAACAATATATTGAAAAAGTAGTAGGTGGCGAAATAAAGGACCCCGTCATTACCTTTTTACTTCGTTGTGGAAGAACACCTTTGAAAGTGGTGGAGAATTACTTAGAAGATGAAGAGTCACATAACTACGGAACATTAATGCAATGGAAAAATCCGTTCAAATAA
- a CDS encoding DUF899 family protein produces the protein MDHLSIDEQIEQLQLDIIDKKQQLAALRKQQIPTLVKNYQFIGSHEHKVSLSQLFQDKNELFVVHNMGKSCPYCTMWADGFNSVYPHIIEKAAFVLSSPDSPFVQEDFSSERGWQFPIISTKGTTFKEDMGFEKDNHYYPGVSVFTKDEQGNIYQHTKAPFGPGDDFCVVWSLFDLLPSGYETYKPLKKLNPASPFQLTNNVAVQVDHYDDAINFYKNTIGMTLENSGSNESKLSISGTNFFIEKQTDPSSKHVFFEFAVANFDEVKDELLFHGCKITKEYNETSVMIKDPYGLNFHLYESK, from the coding sequence ATGGACCATTTATCCATTGACGAACAAATTGAACAGTTACAACTCGATATTATAGATAAGAAGCAGCAACTAGCAGCTCTAAGAAAACAACAAATTCCTACACTAGTAAAGAACTATCAATTTATTGGTAGCCACGAGCATAAAGTGAGTCTTTCTCAATTATTTCAAGATAAAAATGAACTTTTCGTCGTTCATAATATGGGCAAAAGCTGTCCTTACTGCACGATGTGGGCGGATGGCTTCAACAGCGTTTATCCTCATATTATCGAAAAGGCTGCTTTTGTTCTATCAAGTCCAGACAGCCCGTTTGTTCAAGAAGATTTTTCGTCAGAAAGAGGTTGGCAATTCCCAATCATCTCCACAAAAGGTACTACTTTTAAAGAAGATATGGGATTTGAAAAAGACAACCATTACTATCCAGGAGTTTCTGTTTTCACTAAAGATGAGCAAGGAAACATATATCAACATACGAAAGCACCGTTCGGCCCTGGAGATGATTTTTGCGTTGTTTGGTCTTTGTTTGACCTACTTCCATCTGGGTATGAAACTTATAAGCCACTAAAAAAATTAAATCCCGCTTCACCATTTCAGTTAACGAATAATGTCGCAGTTCAAGTGGACCATTATGATGATGCCATTAACTTTTACAAAAATACAATCGGAATGACACTAGAAAACAGCGGAAGTAACGAATCGAAGTTATCCATTAGCGGAACAAACTTTTTTATTGAAAAACAGACGGACCCCTCTTCCAAACACGTATTCTTTGAATTTGCTGTTGCAAACTTTGATGAAGTGAAGGATGAGTTATTGTTCCACGGATGCAAAATTACAAAAGAATATAATGAAACAAGTGTCATGATAAAAGATCCTTACGGCTTAAACTTTCACTTATACGAAAGTAAATAG